A single genomic interval of Adhaeribacter pallidiroseus harbors:
- a CDS encoding quinol:cytochrome C oxidoreductase produces the protein MLEERLNISKRTNNRFYMMIGLGLVLLILGIFLTNSGGAHHGSGEHEAANAAGHHAITWKNRLFANLWLNNVYFTGIAVIGLFFTAVQYVAYAGWSVLIKRVLEALSYYLPVGGVVMLAVFLLGQHQLFHWTDHTLYEVGNPNYDPIIAGKAGFLNIPFYLIRMVGYFALWIIFFLWMRKQSLAEDLEGGLEYYNKSIRIGAMFLVIFGVTSSLSAWDWVLSVDTHWFSTMFGWYVFASWFVSGLAATTLTVIVLKQNGYLQMVNANHLHDLGKFVFAFSIFWTYVWFSQFMLIWYANLPEESIYFMERLSGYQDHYTWIFFVNLIVNFVFPFLVLMTRDAKRQMIMLKLVCIAILVGHWLDFYLMIMPGTLRGESGFGLIELGAALTFLGIFLLTFTRGLSKASLVPINHPFLEESVHHTV, from the coding sequence ATGTTAGAAGAAAGATTGAATATTTCTAAAAGAACAAACAACCGGTTCTACATGATGATTGGGCTAGGTTTGGTGCTGCTTATTTTGGGAATATTTTTAACAAATAGTGGTGGCGCGCATCACGGTAGCGGCGAACACGAAGCTGCTAATGCAGCAGGTCATCATGCTATTACCTGGAAGAATCGCTTATTCGCGAACTTATGGCTAAATAATGTTTACTTCACTGGTATAGCTGTAATAGGTTTGTTTTTTACCGCTGTACAATATGTGGCATATGCAGGTTGGTCAGTTCTGATTAAACGTGTACTAGAAGCACTTAGCTATTATTTGCCAGTAGGTGGGGTAGTAATGTTAGCAGTTTTCTTGTTAGGTCAGCATCAATTATTTCACTGGACGGATCATACTTTATATGAAGTAGGTAATCCAAACTATGATCCGATCATTGCAGGTAAAGCCGGATTTTTAAATATTCCGTTCTATTTGATAAGAATGGTAGGTTATTTTGCCTTATGGATCATATTTTTCCTGTGGATGCGGAAGCAATCTCTTGCAGAAGACTTAGAAGGTGGTCTGGAATATTATAATAAAAGTATCCGAATAGGAGCCATGTTCTTGGTTATATTTGGAGTTACTTCTTCCTTATCTGCTTGGGACTGGGTACTTTCTGTAGATACTCATTGGTTTAGCACTATGTTCGGCTGGTATGTTTTTGCAAGCTGGTTTGTTTCAGGGTTAGCGGCAACAACATTAACGGTAATTGTTTTAAAACAGAATGGCTATTTGCAAATGGTGAATGCAAATCACCTGCACGATTTAGGTAAATTTGTGTTTGCTTTTAGTATTTTTTGGACGTATGTGTGGTTCTCCCAATTTATGCTTATCTGGTATGCAAATTTACCAGAAGAGTCAATCTACTTCATGGAAAGGTTAAGTGGTTATCAAGACCATTATACCTGGATCTTCTTTGTTAACTTAATTGTAAACTTTGTGTTCCCATTCCTTGTTTTAATGACAAGAGATGCCAAACGCCAAATGATTATGTTAAAATTAGTTTGTATAGCAATTTTAGTGGGTCATTGGTTAGATTTTTATCTAATGATTATGCCAGGTACTTTACGTGGTGAAAGTGGTTTTGGATTAATAGAATTGGGTGCCGCACTTACTTTCCTTGGTATATTTTTATTGACTTTCACTAGAGGATTAAGTAAAGCTTCCTTGGTTCCGATAAATCACCCGTTCCTGGAAGAAAGTGTTCACCATACCGTTTAA